In Silene latifolia isolate original U9 population chromosome X, ASM4854445v1, whole genome shotgun sequence, the following proteins share a genomic window:
- the LOC141619185 gene encoding serine/threonine-protein kinase PBL27 translates to MGGCFPCLGSSNHVNNQNNNNGDNNKDSVNKDSSKDVSILQNHQLGKVNSDKSRSYNGSDLKKESPMSKDGSTAHIAAQTFTFRELATATKNFRPESLLGEGGFGRVYKGRLESTGQVVAVKQLDRNGLQGNREFLVEVLMLSLLHHQNLVNLIGYCADGDQRLLVYEYMPLGSLEDHLHDIPPGKEALDWNTRMKIAAGAAKGLEYLHDKANPPVIYRDLKSSNILLDEGFHPKLSDFGLAKLGPVGDKTHVSTRVMGTYGYCAPEYAMTGQLTLKSDVYSFGVVFLELITGRKAIDNTRAPGEHNLVAWARPLFKDRRKFSKMVDPLLQGRYPMRGLYQALAVAAMCLQEQAATRPLIGDVVTALTYLASQTYDPNAPSNQRSRDERRSHGSDSLDSPDRRGSRLSSSSTQRNSPDLRKRSHMRELSTGAEVGRNDMEGGSGRKWGLDDLERMESQRGSPASAGRTPRNRDLDRERAVAEAKVWGENWREKKQANAIGSFDSSHE, encoded by the exons ATGGGTGGGTGTTTTCCTTGTTTGGGATCATCCAACCATGTTAataatcaaaataataataatggtgaTAATAATAAAGATTCTGTGAATAAAGATAGTTCTAAAGATGTTTCAATTTTGCAGAATCATCAATTGGGTAAAGTTAATTCAG ACAAATCAAGGTCTTATAATGGCTCTGACCTGAAGAAGGAATCACCAATGTCAAAAGATGGATCAACTGCTCATATTGCTGCACAAACGTTTACCTTCCGGGAGCTTGCTACTGCCACGAAGAACTTCAGACCCGAGAGTTTGTTGGGTGAAGGAGGGTTTGGGCGTGTTTACAAGGGGCGGTTGGAGAGCACTGGACAG GTGGTTGctgtaaaacagctcgatcgcaATGGTCTTCAAGGAAATAGAGAATTTTTGGTTGAAGTTCTCATGCTAAGTCTATTGCACCACCAAAACTTGGTCAATTTGATTGGCTATTGTGCTGATGGTGATCAACGACTTCTTGTATACGAATATATGCCACTGGGTTCTTTGGAGGATCACTTACATG ATATTCCACCCGGAAAAGAGGCTTTGGACTGGAACACAAGGATGAAAATTGCAGCGGGTGCGGCCAAGGGGTTAGAGTATTTACACGATAAAGCAAACCCCCCAGTTATATATAGGGATTTAAAGTCATCCAATATCCTTCTGGATGAGGGATTTCATCCCAAGTTATCAGATTTCGGTCTAGCAAAATTAGGTCCTGTTGGTGACAAAACACATGTCTCCACAAGGGTAATGGGCACATATGGTTATTGTGCTCCTGAATATGCTATGACAGGGCAACTCACTTTAAAGTCGGATGTTTACAGTTTTGGAGTCGTATTTCTTGAACTCATCACTGGACGTAAAGCAATAGATAATACTCGGGCACCTGGAGAGCATAATCTCGTTGCTTGG GCACGCCCACTTTTTAAAGATCGTAGGAAGTTTTCCAAAATGGTAGATCCCTTGCTGCAAGGTCGCTATCCAATGCGAGGTCTGTACCAGGCTCTTGCAGTTGCAGCCATGTGTCTACAAGAACAAGCTGCCACCAGGCCTCTCATTGGGGATGTAGTTACAGCTCTTACGTATTTAGCATCACAAACCTATGATCCAAACGCACCCAGCAACCAGAGGAGCAGAGACGAGCGAAGAAGCCACGGTAGTGATAGTCTTGATAGTCCAGATAGACGTGGAAGCCGTCTCAGTTCATCATCCACTCAAAGGAATTCTCCGGACTTGAGAAAGAGGAGTCACATGCGCGAACTTAGCACCGGCGCAGAGGTAGGCAGGAATGACATGGAAGGTGGGTCAGGAAGAAAATGGGGATTGGATGATCTGGAACGAATGGAATCACAGAGGGGCAGCCCCGCTAGTGCTGGGAGGACGCCAAGAAACCGAGATTTAGACAGAGAACGTGCAGTAGCTGAGGCCAAAGTATGGGGTGAGAATTGGAGGGAGAAAAAACAAGCAAATGCAATAGGTAGTTTTGACAGCTCGCACGAGTAG
- the LOC141619175 gene encoding ISWI chromatin-remodeling complex ATPase CHR11-like, which produces MAKPSKHETPSSDDASNSSEEEQTNEQIDEEDEDELEAVARSVDSDEDNNDDDVSAAAIDDDEDESNGNEISKREKARLKELQNRKKQKIQDILDQQNAAIEADMNNKGKGRLKYLLQQTEIFAHFAKGDHSKAQKKVKGRGRHASKVTEEEEDEEYIKEEESGAAGTRLVTQPSCIQGKMRDYQLAGLNWLIRLYENGINGILADEMGLGKTLQTISLLGYLHEFRGITGPHMVVAPKSTLGNWMNEIKRFCPVIRAVKFLGNPEERRHIREDLLVAGKFDVCVTSFEMAIKEKTALRRFSWRYIIIDEAHRIKNENSLLSKTMRLYNTNFRLLITGTPLQNNLHELWALLNFLLPEIFSSADTFDEWFQISADNDQQEVVQQLHKVLRPFLLRRLKSDVEKGLPPKKETILKVGMSQMQKQYYKALLQKDLEVVNAGGERKRLLNIAMQLRKCCNHPYLFQGAEPGPPYTTGDHLVTNAGKMVLLDKLLPKLKERGSRVLIFSQMTRLLDILEDYLLFRGHQYCRIDGNTGGEDRDNSIEAYNRPGSEKFVFLLSTRAGGLGINLATADIVILYDSDWNPQVDLQAQDRAHRIGQKKEVQVFRFCTEYTIEEKVIERAYKKLALDALVIQQGRLAEQKTVNKDELLQMVRFGAEMVFSSGDSTITDEDIDRIIAKGEEATAELDAKMKKFTEDAIKFKMDDTADLYDFDDEKDENKVDFKKLASDNWIEPPKRERKRNYSESEYFKQTMRQSGPARPKEPRIPRMPQLHDFQFFNSQRLNELYEKEVRHQMQTQQKKDQMKDSIEVDEPEEMTDAPLTSEEQDEKDRLLEEGFSTWTKRDFNTFIRACEKFGRNDIKGIANEMDGKSPEEVERYAKVFKERYMELNDYDRIIKNIERGEARISRKDEIMKAIGKKLDRYKNPWLELKIQYGQNKGKLYNEECDRFMICMVHKLGYGNWDELKAAFRTSPLFRFDWFVKSRTTQELARRCDTLIRLVERENQEYDEQERQARKEKKLAKNATPSKRGTARQQAESPTSLKKRKQQTMDDYAAGSGKKRK; this is translated from the exons ATGGCGAAACCCTCGAAACACGAGACTCCTTCGTCAGACGACGCATCCAATTCATCCGAAGAAGAACAGACGAACGAACAAATTgacgaagaagatgaagatgagcTTGAAGCCGTCGCTCGTTCTGTTGATTCCGATGAAGATAATAACGATGATGACGTTTCTGCCGCCGCCATTGATGACGACGAG GATGAAAGCAATGGCAATGAAATTTCAAAACGAGAAAAAGCTCGTCTGAAAGAATTGCAGAACCGAAAGAAACAGAAGATTCAGGATATATTAGACCAGCAGAATGCTGCTATTGAGGCTGACATG AACAACAAGGGAAAGGGCCGATTGAAGTACCTTCTGCAGCAAACTGAGATTTTTGCTCATTTTGCGAAGGGTGACCATTCTAAAGCCCAGAAAAAGGTGAAGGGAAG GGGACGACATGCATCAAAGGTgacagaagaagaagaagatgaggagtATATCAAAGAGGAAGAATCTGGGGCTGCTGGTACCAGGCTAGTTACACAGCCTTCCT GCATCCAAGGAAAGATGAGGGATTATCAGCTTGCTGGTTTGAACTGGCTCATACGGCTATATGAAAATGGTATTAACGGAATTTTGGCAGATGAAATG GGACTTGGTAAAACTTTGCAAACAATCTCCTTGTTGGGTTATCTTCATGAGTTCAGAGGAATAACTGGGCCTCATATGGTGGTTGCTCCGAAATCGACTCTTGGTAATTGGATGAATGAAATAAAACGTTTTTGTCCAGTTATCCGTGCAGTGAAGTTCTTAGGAAATCCGGAGGAGAGG AGACATATACGTGAGGACTTACTGGTTGCCGGAAAGTTTGATGTCTGTGTTACAAGCTTTGAAATGGCTATTAAAGAGAAAACCGCTCTGCGCCGATTTAGCTGGCGGTATATTATCATTGATGAAGCGCATcgaataaaaaatgaaaattctCTGCTTTCAAAGACAATGAGACTATACAACACCAACTTTCGTCTATTAATCACCGGAACTCCACTTCAG AACAATCTTCATGAACTGTGGGCCCTTCTGAATTTCTTATTGCCAGAGATTTTCAGCTCTGCAGATACTTTTGACGAGTGGTTTCAAATATCTGCGGACAATGACCAACAGGAggttgttcaacaattgcataaG GTCCTTCGACCTTTTCTCCTTAGAAGACTAAAGTCAGATGTCGAGAAAGGTTTACCTCCGAAAAAAGAAACTATACTTAAAGTGGGAATGTCTCAAATGCAAAAGCAATACTACAAGGCTTTATTGCAGAAAGATCTTGAAGTTGTTAATGCTGGAGGAGAACGTAAGCGGCTTCTGAATATAGCTATGCAGCTGCGAAAATGCTGTAATCATCCATATCTTTTCCAAGGTGCTGAACCTGGTCCGCCCTACACCACTGGAGATCATCTGGTCACCAATGCTG GAAAGATGGTTTTGCTCGATAAGTTGCTTCCAAAGCTTAAAGAACGTGGCTCCAGGGTTCTAATCTTTTCACAG ATGACGCGGCTTCTTGACATACTTGAGGACTATCTTCTGTTTCGTGGCCACCAGTACTGCCGGATTGATGGTAACACTGGGGGAGAAGATCGTGATAATTCAATTGAAGCTTATAATCGGCCAGGAAGTGAGAAGTTTGTCTTTTTACTTTCTACTAGAGCTGGAGGTCTTGGAATTAATCTTGCTACTGCCGATATTGTCATTCTTTATGACAGTGACTG GAATCCACAAGTCGATTTGCAAGCACAAGATAGAGCTCATCGAATTGGTCAAAAGAAGGAAGTTCAAGTATTTCGTTTCTGCACAGAG TATACTATCGAGGAAAAAGTGATTGAAAGAGCTTATAAGAAACTTGCACTTGATGCTTTGGTTATTCAACAAGGGCGGTTGGCTGAGCAAAAAA CTGTTAATAAAGACGAGCTGCTTCAGATGGTGAGATTTGGTGCTGAAATGGTATTCAGCTCTGGTGATAGCACAATTACTGATGAAGATATAGACCGAATAATTGCGAAGGGAGAAGAGGCAACTGCTGAATTAGATGCGAAAATGAAAAAATTCACAGAGGATGCTATCAAATTTAAGATGGATGATA CTGCTGATCTGTATGACTTTGATGATGAGAAG GATGAAAACAAAGTAGACTTTAAGAAATTAGCAAGTGACAACTGGATTGAACCACCTAAACGAGAGCGAAAGCGCAA TTATTCTGAATCGGAATATTTTAAGCAAACAATGCGTCAAAGTGGTCCTGCTAGGCCTAAGGAACCTCGTATACCTCGCATGCCTCAACT GCATGACTTTCAATTTTTCAATTCACAAAGGCTTAATGAGTTATATGAGAAGGAAGTGCGCCACCAGATG CAAACTCAACAAAAGAAAGATCAGATGAAAGACTCAATTGAAGTGGATGAGCCTGAGG AAATGACAGATGCCCCATTGACTTCTGAAGAACAAGACGAGAAGGATCGTTTGCTGGAGGAG GGTTTTTCAACTTGGACAAAGAGAGATTTCAACACCTTTATCAGGGCTTGTGAAAAGTTTGGTAGGAATGATATAAAGGGCATTGCTAATGAGATGGATGGAAAATCTCCAGAGGAAGTCGAAAGATATGCTAAAGTTTTCAAGGAAAGATACATGGAATTGAATG ACTATGATAGGATCATCAAGAATATTGAAAGAGGTGAAGCTAGAATCTCTCGAAAAGATGAAATTATGAAGGCTATCGGAAAGAAGCTGGATCGCTACAAGAATCCGTGGTTGGAGCTCAAGATCCAGTATGGTCAGAATAAAGGCAAACTGTACAATGAAGAATGTGACCGCTTCATG ATTTGTATGGTTCACAAACTCGGATATGGAAATTGGGATGAATTAAAGGCTGCTTTCCGGACCTCACCTTTATTCCGTTTTGATTGGTTTGTAAAATCACGAACTACTCAAGAACTTGCAAGAAGGTGCGATACACTCATTCGTCTGGTTGAGAGAGAGAATCAGGAGTACGATGAACAGGAGAGGCAAGCACGCAAAGAGAAGAAGCTTGCCAAG AATGCTACTCCCTCGAAACGTGGCACAGCTCGTCAGCAAGCTGAAAGTCCTACTTCCCTGAAGAAAAGGAAGCAACAAACAATGGACGACTATGCTGCTGGCTCT GGAAAGAAGAGGAAGTGA